Proteins found in one Anopheles aquasalis chromosome 3, idAnoAquaMG_Q_19, whole genome shotgun sequence genomic segment:
- the LOC126577452 gene encoding ATP synthase subunit e, mitochondrial has protein sequence MADLGAPVRVSPLIRFGRWSFLVVGVAYGAYHQQRLAKREVGIREIEAQQKVIRDAKLAEEKKRNQEAEAKAIAELSGPSKK, from the exons ATGGCTGATCTTGGTGCTCCAGTGCGTGTATCGCCATTGATCCGG TTTGGCCGTTGGTCGTTCCTGGTCGTTGGTGTGGCCTACGGTGCCTACCATCAGCAGCGTTTGGCCAAGCGCGAAGTCGGAATCCGTGAAATCGAAGCTCAGCAGAAGGTGATCCGGGATGCAAAGTTGgccgaggagaagaagcgaaaccaGGAAG CCGAAGCGAAGGCTATCGCCGAACTGTCCGGACCCAGCAAGAAGTAG
- the LOC126577451 gene encoding complex III assembly factor LYRM7, producing MSSLRREALRWYKILQRTKNEVFAGDFRTITAARQRIREEYIKNKDLTDEKEIQEKIKIAKDVDVELRSSVVQAVRKNPTVFEARITPDTRKLDNVMFDPEAELPPPRSKKCNDKK from the exons ATGAGTTCTCTTCGGCGTGAG GCCTTGCGGTGGTACAAGATACTGCAGCGCACGAAAAATGAGGTCTTTGCCGGGGATTTCCGAACCATCACGGCCGCCAGACAACGCATCCGGGAAGAGTACATCAAGAACAAAGACCTAACGgacgaaaaagaaatccaagAG aaaattaaaattgcGAAGGATGTCGATGTCGAGTTGCGCAGTTCGGTCGTGCAGGCCGTGCGAAAGAATCCAACCGTGTTTG AGGCACGGATCACTCCCGACACGAGAAAGTTGGACAACGTCATGTTCGATCCGGAGGCCGAGCTGCCGCCGCCCCGCAGCAAGAAGTGTAATGATAAGAAATAG